The DNA sequence AGGTCCAACCGGCGGCCAAATGCTGGCGTTGAGAGCCACCACCGACCCTGTTCCAGAGCTTTTGGCCACTCAGGTGCGGATCTATATCTATCAGAACCACACGCGCCTCTGGCTTCCCCCGGAGGCAATGCTGCCCTTGAGTTTAGATGGTTCGGCGATAAAAAATGTGGTCAACAAGTCTCATCTGGCGAAGTTAGTCCAGAAGCTTGCCGGTCGCCAGGGGGTCGATCCTCTCCTGGTATTGGCTGTCATTCGCCGGGAGTCGGGGTTTAACTCTCTGGCAGTATCTCCTAAGGGCGCCATGGGGTTGATGCAGCTCATGCCTGAGACCGCAGCCCAACTCGGAGTGGAGGACCCGTTTAATATCGAACAGAATCTTACGGGTGGCATCCGCTTTCTGAAGCTCTGCCTGAACCGCTTCAACCAGAACGTCGTCCTCGCCCTGGCAGCCTACAATGCCGGTCCGGAGCGGGTGGACCAATACCAGGGGTTGCCGCCGTTTGCCGAGACCCAAAATTTCGTCAGCTTGGTTATGCAGGATTACTGCGGCGAACCTGTTAATCTGGCCCGATTCCGCCAGCCAGCGGCAAGTCCGGTCTTGGCCACACCCCTTGAAATCGCCAAAACTCATAAACCTCGCAAATTGCTCTCCCTGCCATTTTTCAGCCGGCCGCCGCTGCTGGTAACCGAATAAGATTTTTCAGGGGGTCCGGACTCACCCAAAAAGTCATCATGTTTAAAAATCACCACGAAGCATGAAAACAGAATCGTGAGCTGCTCCCAATAATGTTTTTTCGGCTCACCGCTCGCTGTTTTTAGATAAATTTTTTCTCAACAACCATGTTAAACCTAATCGGCGGCCAGGGGCCGTCCTATCCCATTATCGACAATTTATCGGCAATTTACTCATAGGGCGGGCCGCGCCCGCCGTCTTTAAGAGCACTGTTTTCATATAATAATTTCTGCTTGAGAGGCCCAAAACTCCAAGTCTGCTCGTATCAGGTTCTCCTCATAACGCAGACCCGGAGGTCTGCGCTATTAATCATTTCAACCGGAAATCAGAAAACAACAACTTAACTAGCCAGTACTCGGAACTCAGGTTCACCGCTTATGCCGATGGATAACACTTCGCAGCCGGAAAAAGAAGAGGCTGTGATTTCGACTGTCTCCCCCCAGCAGCCATCACCATCTCCTCCCATGGGTGATAATTTCCCCAGCCAGTTCGCCAAGACCTTCTTCGGGGTGCTCACCGTTGTTATCCTGTATTTTTCCTATCTGATCGTAAAGCCCTACCTGGTGGAGATTTTTCTGGCTTTGGTCCTCTTTTTTATCAGTAAACCGCTCTACCAGGCAATCCTCGGGTTCTGCCGCGGCTGGCGCGGCATCAGTTCGGCTTTGACCTGTCTCCTATTGGCCCTCTTCATCATCCTGCCCATTCTCATGTTGGCCGGCATCATCGCCAGCCAGGCGCTGGATTTGTATAACCTTATCAGCGCCGGCCTGCACAGCGGGACCTTATGGCAGGTTCTGACCAAAAAATTGGCCTTTTTGGAAGACTATGCCAAGCATCTAAACCTCCCGGTAAATTTAGAAAATCTCAAAATTGAAGAAGTCATCCGTACCGCCCTGATCAGCGCCAGCCAATTCATTTATAACAACAGCATCGGTCTGGTCAAAGGCTTTACCACTTTCCTCTTCAGCCTGCTGTTGATCCTCTTTATCACTTTCTTCTGTTTCCTGGAAGGAGACGATTTCATCGATGAGATCAAGCGGTTGTCGCCGTTGGATCAGGCGCATAATGATGAGATTTTAGGCGACGTCGAGAATACTATCAGGGCCACTATCCGGGGGACGGTTATTGTAGCAATTATTCAAGGAATCCTGGGGGGCCTGGGCTTCTTCTGTTTCGGGGTACCCCGGGCCGCTTTTTGGGGAACCGTCATGATTCCGGCTTCGGTAATACCGGTGATCGGCGCGGCTATTATCTGGTTGCCGGCCGCGCTCTTCCTGTTTTTTCAGGGTCATATCTGGCAAAGCTTAGGAATGGTTTTATGGGGTGGGGTCTTTATCGGCTCTATTGATAACCTGGTCAAACCGTATCTTATGAAGGGGGCGCGTCAGACCCCCACTATTTTTACCTTATTCGCCATAATGGGGGGCATCACCTATTTCGGCATGATCGGTTTTATTCTGGGACCGTTGATTCTCTCTTTCCTGTTGTCGGTATTGGAGATCTATCGCAAGACAATCCTCATCAGAAGTCAAACACCTCCATCGAATGCAGCCCTGCCGATTGCCGAGTCATCCGCCGCAACTCCGGGAAACAACGATACCATATAAATTGTCATGTTCCGGTGATCACAACGAAGCATAAAAACAGAATCGCGGCGGCTGCTCACAATAATGCTTTTTGCTCACCGCTCACTGTTTTCATACAGAATTTTTTCTCATCGACCATGTTAAACCTAAGCAACGGCCAGGGGCCGCCTTATCCCATGATCGATAATTTATTGGCAATTTACTCATAGGGCGGGTTGCGCCCGCCGCCTTTAAGAGGACTGTTTTCATACAAAAGGCTGGAGCAGAGTAGGCCCCAGCCTGATGACGCATCTCTAGCCGCAGAAGCAAACCGAGACTTTACTCCCCTTCTCCGATAAAATTTTTCTTCAGATCGGCGAAATTCAACTGGCTCTGGGAGAAGGCGGCCCGGCTTTCAAGTTGCTCGATCTCCTGCTGGACCAAGGTCCTATCCAGATGGCGATCCTCATGAATCAGTTGGCAGTATTCTTCATACAACTCCTGCTTCAATTCTTCGGAAAACAATCCCGGCTTGCCCAAATCTTCTTCTAAACCGAAGACATTGTCCAAGAGATAGAAATACGTCGCCCGGGCTTCGGATAACCGGCCCATCTGAGCCAAGCGGTCTGCTTTCTCCTGCGCCAGGCGAAGCTTTTCTTCCAGCTCACCGGTCTCCGCGGCGCCAGTCGGTCCGACCTGGCCGATAATAGAATCGATGCTCTCCAAGATGGTATCCAGATCCGGGCTTTCCTCTTTAAGAAGCTCCCTGGATTCCAATACCTTATCAGCTAACTCCAAAATTATCTTGATCAGTTCACTTTTGGAATACTGTTTCAACTGGTCTCTTAAAGCGGTTCGATCTAAAAAACTCTCCGGCTTGTCAAGCCAGGCCGCCAACACTGCCAAGGCGCAGACACACCAACCCTCGCCTTCATGCTGGCAGGTGCAGGTGCTCTGTAACCCTCCATCGATAATTGACACGGCGGCAGTACACCAATTCTCATTATTCTGAACCGCCGCCTCCAGACGGTCGGGGGTTCGAAAACGGAAATGTACCTGTTTTTGGCGGACCAACTCCTGCGCCGCCAGCCACTGTTCTTCTGACCCCAACCGCTGTATTTTATCTGCATCAAGTTCTTCAAAACGCATAAATAATTCCCTTTAGTCTCAACTTTACCAGTTAAGTTTATATCTGCTTCTTGCAAAAGGCAATTCGAATATAGGCTTAAAGAAATTTTTTTTGAAATAATTTCTTGGATTAGAAGCGGAAATTTCGGCTGCGGTCAAAAAGGCGGTTGAGTCGTTTCTCTAATTCTAACCGGAATCCTTCCAAGGCCTTGCCCCGCGCATCCGGAGGAACCCACACTGGCTCTCCGAATAAAAGCGCTACCCGACTGAACGGCCATATCAGCTCAAATCGATCCCAGGTGTTTAGAACAGTTTTCCTTTCGCTGGCCACGGCTACCGGCAGGACAGGAACCCCAGCCTCCCGGCCCAACACCGCTACCCCCTTTTGTACCCGGTGACAGGGTCCGCGGGAGCCATCGGCGATAATGCCGCCAGACTGTCCCCGGCGTATGAGACCGGCCATCTTTTTCAAGGCCGCCAGGCCACCTTTATTGCGGGAGCCTGAGAGAATCATGGCCCCAAACCTCTCGGCGATGCGGCCCACCAGCTCGCCGTCATAACTGGGGCTGGCCAGCAGCACTATCTTTCGGGGCCGATCTCGAAAATGGTAAAATACATAGGCAAGCTGGCCGTGCCAACAGGTATAGAGTATCGGGTGGCCTTGGGCTTCGAGTTCGGCTTCCGCTTTCGGGTTGATTATAATGTGAGAACAACTACCGAAGATGCTCATCATGACTGCTCTCGCAATAGGTGGCACGAGCCGCAGCCATAAGGGATGACGTAGTTTCATATGAAAACAGTGAACAGTGGGCGGTGAGCGGTGAGCAGAAAAAGCATTATTGTGAACAGCTGCCACGGCTTAGTTTTCATGCTTCGTTGTGCTCCTTGGAACATGAAAATTCAGATGAAATTAAAGAAGCTTCTTGCCCTGGGGCAGGCGCTCTAATTTTGCCAGGATTTTTTCCGTATAAATGCCATGCTCCTCTAATAGGGGAGACGTTTTCCGGATCAGGTTCAACTTCATGGTAAGGAAATTCAACCGCCGCATCTGATTTAATTTCTCCTTCTCATCGGGCATGTTGGCCATCATGTCCTGCAAAGTAAGTATCTCTTTCTGCAATTGCAGCTCAGGGGGCAGGCAGTCCGCCATCTTCAATATCTTGTAAGGCATCCGCAGCTCTGCCGGAATCTGGCTGTCGTCCTCTAATTTCAAGGGCCGCCCCTTGCCCACCAGATTGTTAAAAACCCCCTCTTGGATGGCCTCCAAGATACGGTTTTCAGCTATTTTCTCTAAGAAAAACAATATCTCTCTCCTTACAGAGAAAAACCTGCTACCCGGAAGTTCCGAGTTCCGAATTTTGAGAAGAGATTATCATATCCATATGAGATTCTTGCAAAACTCTGGTTATGGGGTTATGGTCATTCTGAGTGCAGCGAAGAATCTAATGGTTTTATAGACTTAAGATCCTGTACTTCGTTCAGGATGACTAAAAAGCTATTTGGCAAAAGTCTCCATAAGTTGAGGAACACAACGAAGCATGAACGCAGAACTGGGGCAACTGCTCACCACCCGCTCCCACCGCTCATCGTTGGTTCTAGGAATCGCCTAGGTGCTTTTTTTTTGCCTTAGCATCTGATAAAATATAAACAATATTAAGTTTTCAGGAAGGAATAAAAACGCTCCGCAATAAAATCGCGGGTCCCTAGAAAACTTAAGAAATTGATTATTCGGAGATGATATGACCCAAAGGGAAACAGCCCTGGCCGGCCATTTGACGCCGGCAATGATAGCCGCAGCTCAGAAAGAGGGAATGCCGCCGGAATTCATCCGAACCGGCTTGGCCCAAGGAACCCTCGCCATTCCGGCTAATGTGGGCCACCACAATCTGGACCCCATTGCCATCGGCACCGGCGTCCGGGTGAAGATCAATGCCAACCTCGGCGCCTCGCCCCACGACATCAGTCTGGCCAAAGAGAGAGAAAAACTGGCCGCCGCCATCCGTTACGGCGCCCATACAGTGATGGACCTGTCCACCGGCGGCGACCTGAATGCTATCCGCACGACCCTGTTAAGCGAGTGCCCGTTGCCTTTCGGCACGGTGCCGGTATACCAGGTCATGGCCGAGGCCAAACGACTGGACGATATTACCGCCGACCACCTTCTCGAGGCCGTCCGACTTCAGGCCCAGCAGGGGGTTGATTTTGTTACAGTTCATTGTGGCGTCACCCGCAAGGCCCTGCCATTGCTGAAAAATCGGGTTACTGGCGTAGTCTCCCGCGGCGGCGCCTTCCTGGTCGCCTGGATGCGCCGGTTCGGCCGGGAAAACCCGCTCTTCGAGCGGTTTGATGAACTTCTGGACATCGCCCGCACCTATGACGTCACCCTCAGTCTGGGGGACGGCTTGCGGCCCGGATGTCTGGCCGACGCCAACGACAGGGCCCAGTTCCACGAGTTGAGAGTGTTGGGTCAGTTGACCCAGCGGGCTTGGGCCGCCGGAGTCCAGGTGATCATCGAAGGTCCCGGACACGTCCCCTTACACCTTATCAAAAAAAACATCCGCCTGCAGCAGAAGTACTGCCATGGCGCCCCCTTCTATGTCCTGGGACCGCTGGTCACCGATGTTGCTGCCGGATATGACCACATCGCCGGAGCTATTGGCGGAACTTTGGCCGCCAGCCTGGGGGCTGCCTTTCTCTGCTATGTCACCCCCGCTGAACACCTCAAACTGCCCGAGGTTCAGGACGTCATCGACGGCGTCATCGCCTCCCGGATTGCCGCTCACGCTGCCGATATTGCCCGGGGGCTGCCCGGCGCCGCAGACTGGGACCTGAAAATCTCCCAAGCCCGCCGCGCCCTGGATTGGGAAACCCAGATCGGCCTCTCAGTCAATCCCGACAAAGCCAGGCAATATCGTCTGTCCAGCCGCGCCAAGGATGATCAATGTACTATGTGCGGCCGATTCTGCGCCATGAAGGTCTTTGATGAACGCTTCGATGAAAGGGAAAAAGACTGATAGGACTGCCAGCCTCTAAAAGATGCCAGCGCCGGTCCGATTAAAAATCGATTCCCCTTCACTGAACGGCTGGAGGGGTCTTACTCCCAGGGCCGCGATACCGGAAAGCGATACCTATCCCGCTCCCATTATTGGGCCATCGGGTTGGGTTCAATCGCTTTGCGGTTCTTGACCCGCCGTCGCCACCAGAAGACATAGGCCGCCGCCCCAACGACGCCCGCCGCCACTACGACAATGTCCAGGGTGTGAGAATAATGATGAATGATCTCCCAATGTTCCTTTAATTTCAACCCCAGATAGGCCAGAAACATATTCCAGATGGCGGCCCCAATGGTAGTGTAAACCAGAAATGGCGTTAGGTTCATCTTCCCCAAACCCGCCGGGATAGAGATCAGGTGGCGGACGATGGGAATGAAACGGGAGATGAAAATGGTCCGGCTGCCGTAGCGGCGGAAAAATGCCTCGGTCCATTCCAGGTGGTGCGGATTCAGCATGAGATAACGGCCAAAACGCAGAACCACAATCTCGCCTTTGCGTCCCATCCAATACGACGCCAGCGAACCTATGATAGATCCCAGAGTGCTTGCCGCCATCACCCCTAACAGGGTAAATTCGCCGGTGTAAATCAAAAATCCGGCGAATGGCATGACCATTTCGCTGGGAACCGGAGCGATCATGCTCTCGAGGGCCATCAGGACAAAGACGCCGGTATAACCCAAAAAAGAGATGAGCTCCGTGATATAGTGTAGTAATGTTTCGGTTAGACCCATATGAAGTTTCGAGTTTCAAGTTTCAACTAGGAATATGAAGGAATCCAAACCAACTTCAGATATCTCCTCTTCCCTATTCCCTCACCCCTAATTCCTGCCGACGGATGTTATCCTCCACCCGCTCCTGTAAATGTTGTAGTCCGGCGCTGATCCGCACCGGATAGTTAGGTGGATCTTGAAGGATTTTGTACTGTGTCGGCAACTGCTCAAATTCACGTAAAAATAATTCCCGAGAGGCGCTCAGCGGCGGCAGGGGTGCCAGCGGCCGTCCCTGGGTCATCACCGGCTGCAACAGCGGCTTGGCTTGGGAAAAAGATTCTTCCCGCAGTCCGATGACGTCCTCTGCCATCTGCCCTTGGTGCTCATAAAAACGGAAGAGCTGTTTTTTATCAACGTAGGTGACTTTGCCGGTAGACAGTTTCATCACCGGTTTATCGCCATATTTCACCAGCTTGTAGGCAATATCAAAATAAGGGGCGTCTGCGGCAACCCCCATCTTGGTACCGACACCGTAGGCGTCGATAACCCCGCCAGCTTCCAGGGTACGGGTGATCTTGAATTCATCGAAGCCGCCGCTGGCAAAGATGGTAACGTAGTCGAGGCCGGCCTCGTTCAGCAGGCGGCGGACCTCAATGCTCAAAGCCGCCATATCGCCGCTGTCCAACCGTACCCCGCGCAGTCTCTCGCCCCGGGCCGCCATTTCCAGGCCTACCTGAATGGCCTTCTTGGCCCCGGCGATGGTGTCGTAGGTGTCGATCAGCAGCACCGTGTTGTGGGGAAAGGCCCGCGCAAAAGCCCGAAAAGACTCAATCTCGCTTTTGAAACTGGTCACATAGGAGTGAGCCATGGTACCGAAGATAGGCAGACCGTAGAGCTTGCCGGCCAGGACATT is a window from the Desulfobacca acetoxidans DSM 11109 genome containing:
- a CDS encoding lytic transglycosylase domain-containing protein yields the protein MLALRATTDPVPELLATQVRIYIYQNHTRLWLPPEAMLPLSLDGSAIKNVVNKSHLAKLVQKLAGRQGVDPLLVLAVIRRESGFNSLAVSPKGAMGLMQLMPETAAQLGVEDPFNIEQNLTGGIRFLKLCLNRFNQNVVLALAAYNAGPERVDQYQGLPPFAETQNFVSLVMQDYCGEPVNLARFRQPAASPVLATPLEIAKTHKPRKLLSLPFFSRPPLLVTE
- a CDS encoding DedA family protein, with protein sequence MGLTETLLHYITELISFLGYTGVFVLMALESMIAPVPSEMVMPFAGFLIYTGEFTLLGVMAASTLGSIIGSLASYWMGRKGEIVVLRFGRYLMLNPHHLEWTEAFFRRYGSRTIFISRFIPIVRHLISIPAGLGKMNLTPFLVYTTIGAAIWNMFLAYLGLKLKEHWEIIHHYSHTLDIVVVAAGVVGAAAYVFWWRRRVKNRKAIEPNPMAQ
- a CDS encoding SWIM zinc finger family protein — protein: MRFEELDADKIQRLGSEEQWLAAQELVRQKQVHFRFRTPDRLEAAVQNNENWCTAAVSIIDGGLQSTCTCQHEGEGWCVCALAVLAAWLDKPESFLDRTALRDQLKQYSKSELIKIILELADKVLESRELLKEESPDLDTILESIDSIIGQVGPTGAAETGELEEKLRLAQEKADRLAQMGRLSEARATYFYLLDNVFGLEEDLGKPGLFSEELKQELYEEYCQLIHEDRHLDRTLVQQEIEQLESRAAFSQSQLNFADLKKNFIGEGE
- a CDS encoding lysophospholipid acyltransferase family protein, coding for MKLRHPLWLRLVPPIARAVMMSIFGSCSHIIINPKAEAELEAQGHPILYTCWHGQLAYVFYHFRDRPRKIVLLASPSYDGELVGRIAERFGAMILSGSRNKGGLAALKKMAGLIRRGQSGGIIADGSRGPCHRVQKGVAVLGREAGVPVLPVAVASERKTVLNTWDRFELIWPFSRVALLFGEPVWVPPDARGKALEGFRLELEKRLNRLFDRSRNFRF
- a CDS encoding AI-2E family transporter; this encodes MPMDNTSQPEKEEAVISTVSPQQPSPSPPMGDNFPSQFAKTFFGVLTVVILYFSYLIVKPYLVEIFLALVLFFISKPLYQAILGFCRGWRGISSALTCLLLALFIILPILMLAGIIASQALDLYNLISAGLHSGTLWQVLTKKLAFLEDYAKHLNLPVNLENLKIEEVIRTALISASQFIYNNSIGLVKGFTTFLFSLLLILFITFFCFLEGDDFIDEIKRLSPLDQAHNDEILGDVENTIRATIRGTVIVAIIQGILGGLGFFCFGVPRAAFWGTVMIPASVIPVIGAAIIWLPAALFLFFQGHIWQSLGMVLWGGVFIGSIDNLVKPYLMKGARQTPTIFTLFAIMGGITYFGMIGFILGPLILSFLLSVLEIYRKTILIRSQTPPSNAALPIAESSAATPGNNDTI
- the thiC gene encoding phosphomethylpyrimidine synthase ThiC; its protein translation is MTQRETALAGHLTPAMIAAAQKEGMPPEFIRTGLAQGTLAIPANVGHHNLDPIAIGTGVRVKINANLGASPHDISLAKEREKLAAAIRYGAHTVMDLSTGGDLNAIRTTLLSECPLPFGTVPVYQVMAEAKRLDDITADHLLEAVRLQAQQGVDFVTVHCGVTRKALPLLKNRVTGVVSRGGAFLVAWMRRFGRENPLFERFDELLDIARTYDVTLSLGDGLRPGCLADANDRAQFHELRVLGQLTQRAWAAGVQVIIEGPGHVPLHLIKKNIRLQQKYCHGAPFYVLGPLVTDVAAGYDHIAGAIGGTLAASLGAAFLCYVTPAEHLKLPEVQDVIDGVIASRIAAHAADIARGLPGAADWDLKISQARRALDWETQIGLSVNPDKARQYRLSSRAKDDQCTMCGRFCAMKVFDERFDEREKD
- a CDS encoding nicotinate phosphoribosyltransferase, which produces MLSNNPHINHPHLGEQYALLTDLYELTMAASYLEEEMHEEATFSLFIRKYPPDRGYFVAAGLEEALNYLATLRFGEDDLAYLDSTRLFKIAFLDYLKTVRFTGEVWALPEGSIFFKDEPILEVTGPIIEAQLVESFLINAINLQTMIATKAARSTVAAGGRRLVDFSLRRTQGTDAGLKVARASYLGGFVGTSNVLAGKLYGLPIFGTMAHSYVTSFKSEIESFRAFARAFPHNTVLLIDTYDTIAGAKKAIQVGLEMAARGERLRGVRLDSGDMAALSIEVRRLLNEAGLDYVTIFASGGFDEFKITRTLEAGGVIDAYGVGTKMGVAADAPYFDIAYKLVKYGDKPVMKLSTGKVTYVDKKQLFRFYEHQGQMAEDVIGLREESFSQAKPLLQPVMTQGRPLAPLPPLSASRELFLREFEQLPTQYKILQDPPNYPVRISAGLQHLQERVEDNIRRQELGVRE
- a CDS encoding DnaJ family domain-containing protein, yielding MFFLEKIAENRILEAIQEGVFNNLVGKGRPLKLEDDSQIPAELRMPYKILKMADCLPPELQLQKEILTLQDMMANMPDEKEKLNQMRRLNFLTMKLNLIRKTSPLLEEHGIYTEKILAKLERLPQGKKLL